In Mytilus edulis chromosome 13, xbMytEdul2.2, whole genome shotgun sequence, a single window of DNA contains:
- the LOC139502358 gene encoding uncharacterized protein, with protein MTSLKSALKSRTQNGNGAVYIRWGKKTCPQHNGTELLYSGTMGGGWFSRTSSPAEALCLPHDPDFVTKDTATTDFHWVSSLYGAEYHSGTGPYNHDVPCAVCRATFSSYVIMIPGKTSCYSGWKTEYFGRMSASSNYHKASSQYTCIDENPDVLEAGGADKDGYLINPVRAVCGSLRCPPFYDNALLTCVVCSS; from the exons ATGACTTCATTGAAATCAGCTTTAAAATCACGAACAC agaatggaaatggagctGTCTACATACGATGGGGAAAGAAAACGTGTCCTCAACACAACGGAACAGAATTACTatattcag GAACCATGGGTGGCGGTTGGTTCAGTAGAACAAGTTCTCCAGCAGAGGCTCTTTGTCTTCCACATGATCCGGATTTTGTGACAAAAGATACCGCCACTACCGATTTCCATTGGGTATCCTCATTGTATGGTGCAGAATATCACTCTGGTACAGGGCCTTATAATCATGACGTACCTTGTGCTGTTTGTCGCGCGACTTTTAGTTCGTATGTCATAATGATCCCTGGAAAGACATCTTGCTATTCTGGTTGGAAAACAGAATACTTTGGAAGAATGTCTGCCAGTTctaattaccacaaagcatcctCGCAATACACTTGCATTGATGAAAATCCTGATGTTTTGGAAGCAGGAGGTGCAGACAAGGACGGTTACCTGATTAACCCTGTAAGAGCAGTCTGTGGATCATTAAGATGTCCACCATTCTATGATAATGCATTGTTAACATGTGTTGTCTGTTCAAGCTAA